A window from Drosophila kikkawai strain 14028-0561.14 chromosome 2L, DkikHiC1v2, whole genome shotgun sequence encodes these proteins:
- the LOC108070620 gene encoding uncharacterized protein, with amino-acid sequence MCGFGFMAYGFDCCHRSIDFSLMPSIGKPKTEIKVKCKALKKAELKRQNKQFVKPMLPN; translated from the exons ATGTGCGGTTTTGGTTTCATGGCTTACGGTTTTGATTGCTGCCATCGCTCAATTGATTTTTCACTAATGCCATCGATTGGCAAACCCAAAACCgaaataaaagtgaaatgcaaagcattaaaaaaagcagaacttaaacgccaaaataaacaatttgtcAAGCcgatgt TACCGAATTGa
- the dpr12 gene encoding lachesin has translation MVPPRLLLRLRRPLHLMELRILLLCLPTLLLATTLEPDQKSILTDNDWKKLWMRGGMNADSKLDNNLDSSDSPMFEDSELMAHNTTVQLGGTAFLVCKVSGVDRVGVNWNQISWIRRRDWHILSSGAQLYTNDERFAILHTPGSNMWTLQIKFVQRRDHGMYECQVSTPTGIISHFVNLQVVVPEAFILGSGELHVDMGSTINLVCIIEKSPTPPQYVYWQKNDRLINYVDSRRDITIETTPGPRTQSRLIIREPQITDSGNYTCSASNTEPASIYVFVSKGDNMAAISRRKTSSADRLTHIFRSMLAPCLLLNTVVVRRIFLT, from the exons ATGGTGCCGCcacggctgctgctgcgtctgcggCGGCCCCTGCACCTGATGGAACTGCGCATCCTGCTGCTCTGTCTGCCGACGCTGCTCCTGGCCACCACCCTCGAGCCAG ATCAAAAGTCAATACTCACAGATAACGACTGGAAGAAGCTGTGGATGCGCGGCGGCATGAACGCCGATTCAAAATTGGATAATAATCTCGACTCGAGCGACAGTCCAATGTTCGAGGATAGTGAG CTGATGGCGCACAACACAACCGTCCAGCTGGGTGGCACCGCCTTTCTGGTCTGCAAGGTCTCCGGCGTGGACAGAGTGGGTGTAAATTGG AATCAAATATCTTGGATCCGCCGTCGGGACTGGCACATCCTCTCGTCGGGCGCCCAGCTCTACACGAACGACGAGCGCTTCGCGATTCTGCACACGCCCGGCTCCAACATGTGGACGTTGCAGATAAAATTTGTGCAGCGCCGGGATCACGGCATGTACGAGTGCCAG GTCTCGACACCGACTGGCATCATCTCGCACTTTGTGAATCTTCAAGTGGTTGTGCCGGAGGCCTTCATCCTGGGCTCCGGCGAGCTGCATGTCGACATGGGCTCAACAATCAATTTGGTTTGCATTATTGAGAAG AGTCCGACACCACCGCAGTACGTGTACTGGCAGAAAAACGATCGCCTGATCAACTACGTCGACTCCCGGCGGGACATCACCATCGAGACCACTCCGGGGCCCCGCACACAGAGCCGCCTGATCATCCGGGAGCCCCAGATCACCGACTCCGGCAACTATACCTGCTCCGCCAGTAACACGGAGCCGGCGAGCATCTACGTCTTTGTCTCCAAAG GCGACAATATGGCGGCCATCTCGCGCCGGAAGACCTCCTCGGCCGATCGCCTGACGCACATATTTAGGTCGATGCTGGCGCCCTGCCTCCTGCTGAACACGGTTGTCGTGAG ACGCATCTTCCTGACCTAA